In one Neobacillus sp. WH10 genomic region, the following are encoded:
- the ftsZ gene encoding cell division protein FtsZ: protein MWDFDMNIDQIARIKVIGVGGGGNNAVNRMIEDGIQGVEFIAVNTDAQALNLSKAEIKMQIGASLTRGLGAGANPEVGRKAVEESKKQLQEVLKDADMVFVTAGMGGGTGTGAAPAIAKISREIGALTIGVVTRPFGFEGKKRANNAASGIELMREAVDTLIIVPNDRLLQIVDKRTPMVEAFREADNVLRQGVQGISDLIAVPGLINLDFADVKAIMSNQGTALMGIGIAKGPDRAVEAAKKAISSPLLETSINGAQGVLMNITGGTNLSLYEVQEAADIVATAADKELNMIFGSIINENLKDEIMITVIATGFVDQERPSGKMSSHEVKTRSRREQIIKEEYVQDYEAQWKQPEEQLMGHRLQSEKENDLQDIPAFLRNRNNRSR, encoded by the coding sequence ATGTGGGATTTTGACATGAATATAGATCAAATTGCTAGAATTAAAGTAATCGGTGTTGGCGGCGGGGGAAACAATGCTGTTAACCGGATGATCGAGGATGGAATTCAAGGCGTTGAGTTTATAGCTGTAAATACAGATGCACAGGCTCTTAATCTATCAAAAGCGGAGATAAAGATGCAAATTGGTGCATCCTTGACAAGAGGATTAGGAGCAGGTGCTAATCCTGAAGTAGGGAGAAAGGCTGTTGAAGAGAGTAAAAAGCAGCTCCAAGAGGTTTTAAAAGACGCGGATATGGTGTTCGTAACTGCAGGAATGGGCGGAGGTACAGGAACAGGGGCTGCGCCGGCGATTGCGAAAATTTCCCGTGAGATTGGCGCACTTACGATTGGTGTGGTCACACGTCCTTTCGGATTTGAGGGAAAAAAGCGTGCCAATAATGCTGCTAGTGGTATCGAGTTAATGAGGGAAGCCGTGGATACATTAATCATAGTTCCAAATGACCGCTTATTACAGATTGTTGATAAAAGAACACCGATGGTTGAAGCATTTCGTGAAGCGGATAATGTCCTCCGTCAGGGTGTTCAAGGGATTTCCGATTTAATTGCTGTCCCAGGTTTAATCAACCTTGATTTTGCTGACGTAAAAGCAATCATGTCCAATCAAGGAACTGCTCTAATGGGAATTGGGATTGCAAAAGGCCCAGACCGTGCTGTTGAGGCAGCAAAAAAAGCAATTTCTAGTCCACTGCTTGAAACTTCCATCAATGGGGCTCAAGGTGTACTCATGAATATTACAGGAGGCACTAATTTAAGTCTGTATGAAGTACAAGAGGCAGCAGATATCGTTGCAACCGCAGCAGATAAGGAATTAAACATGATTTTTGGTTCTATCATTAACGAGAATTTAAAGGATGAAATAATGATTACTGTGATTGCGACTGGGTTTGTGGATCAAGAAAGACCATCCGGAAAAATGTCTTCTCATGAAGTAAAAACCCGTTCTAGACGTGAACAAATCATTAAGGAAGAATATGTGCAGGACTATGAGGCACAATGGAAGCAGCCTGAAGAACAGCTAATGGGTCATCGTTTGCAATCAGAGAAGGAAAATGATTTGCAAGATATCCCGGCATTTTTACGTAATCGAAATAATAGGTCTAGATAG
- a CDS encoding YdeI/OmpD-associated family protein, translating to MNSPKSIVEKLNLNKYPTKLILQVPENMDDFNELEYDSSSKQAKYDLIFIFIFSLEEFTKHLQSVIEKQLLEDNGYLYFAYPKKNNKVYKEYIDRDSFMAALPVDEEGYVSESKVKFSRMVSLNDVFTVVGLKSVPRKSKKTASSKNSQCVDDYIIHVDDIKNYLNKNEELLKTYNELTFGYQKDWARYVFSAKRKETQEKRLLEMETILGEGYKSMDLYRRKKK from the coding sequence ATGAATTCACCGAAAAGTATTGTCGAAAAACTGAATTTGAATAAATACCCTACCAAACTAATTCTCCAAGTCCCTGAAAACATGGATGACTTTAACGAACTAGAATATGATTCATCCAGTAAACAAGCCAAATATGATCTTATCTTTATTTTTATATTTAGCTTAGAGGAATTCACCAAGCATCTGCAATCAGTGATTGAAAAACAATTATTGGAGGACAACGGGTACTTATACTTCGCCTATCCGAAAAAAAATAATAAGGTGTATAAAGAATACATAGATCGTGACAGTTTCATGGCTGCATTACCTGTTGATGAGGAAGGATATGTTTCTGAAAGTAAAGTGAAATTTTCCAGAATGGTTAGTTTAAATGATGTTTTTACTGTAGTGGGGCTGAAATCAGTTCCTAGGAAGTCAAAAAAAACGGCCAGCAGTAAAAATAGCCAATGTGTAGATGACTACATTATCCACGTGGATGATATAAAGAATTATTTAAATAAAAACGAAGAATTATTAAAAACCTACAACGAATTAACTTTTGGATATCAAAAGGACTGGGCCCGTTACGTTTTTAGTGCAAAAAGGAAAGAAACCCAAGAAAAACGGTTATTGGAAATGGAGACAATCCTAGGTGAGGGCTACAAATCGATGGATTTATATAGAAGAAAAAAGAAATAG